Proteins encoded in a region of the Leptolyngbya subtilissima AS-A7 genome:
- a CDS encoding putative bifunctional diguanylate cyclase/phosphodiesterase, with amino-acid sequence MTAEPLRALIVEDSDDDLLLLLRELRRAGFAPSWVQVQTADDFRAALEAEDWDVVLSDYQLPQFNAPAALEILQQSPCDLPFIVISGTVGEATAVTMMRAGAHDYVMKDNLSRLAEAVRREVREAHSRRDRRAAMSELDRTRELLHLAIEGSGIGIWDWQVQTGEVWTSDRCAALMGYSTADLGPARIDTWQRFVHPDDWGHKKVALQRHFEGDTPAYNCEFRLRHRQGHWVWVLDRGKVVEWDDARRPLRMSGTYTDITERRLAEAEHRRVADQMLFNSLHDALTQLPNRNFLMQRLELAIQRCQRGSQRQFAVLFLDLDHFKVINDSLGHLTGDEVLVLVAQKLRSLIRTSDLAARLGGDEFVLLLEDIDTLHEPVRIAERLLQELQVPLTVGGHNVFLNASIGIVMGVGDYHSPSDSLRDADIAMYRAKAQGRGRYVVFNESMHLQALQRLQLEQELRDAIDRDQLVLYYQPIFQLKTKEISGFEALVRWQHPTRGFISPDSFIPIAEETGLIVPLDRWVLTQATQQLAIWHQRYPHRADLTVSVNFSVKDLLRADLLSDLTRILGQTGLQGHHLNLEITESTLIEDIQAMVTILQQLKHHGFTVTIDDFGTGYSSLSYLHQLPVDALKIDRSFVMAMEANRRNSDIVETIITLSNRLGMAAIAEGVETEAQLCHLQHLSCELGQGYWFAKPLPAEEAETLLLSTPASTAAIL; translated from the coding sequence ATGACTGCTGAACCCCTAAGGGCGCTAATTGTAGAAGATTCTGACGACGATCTGCTGCTGCTGCTGCGCGAGCTACGGCGGGCGGGGTTCGCTCCTAGCTGGGTGCAGGTGCAAACGGCAGACGACTTTCGCGCTGCCTTGGAGGCTGAGGATTGGGATGTGGTGCTGTCTGACTATCAGCTGCCCCAGTTCAACGCCCCCGCCGCCCTGGAGATACTGCAGCAAAGCCCCTGCGATCTGCCGTTTATCGTGATCTCGGGCACCGTGGGGGAGGCCACCGCCGTCACCATGATGCGGGCCGGAGCCCACGACTACGTGATGAAAGACAATCTTTCTCGCCTGGCCGAGGCAGTGCGGCGCGAGGTGCGCGAGGCCCACAGCCGCCGCGACCGCCGGGCGGCGATGAGCGAGCTCGATCGCACCCGCGAGCTGCTGCACCTAGCCATTGAGGGCTCTGGCATTGGCATCTGGGATTGGCAGGTGCAAACCGGGGAAGTCTGGACCAGCGATCGCTGTGCGGCGCTCATGGGCTATAGCACCGCCGACCTCGGCCCCGCCCGCATCGACACCTGGCAGCGGTTTGTCCACCCTGACGACTGGGGCCACAAAAAGGTCGCTCTGCAGCGCCACTTTGAGGGCGACACCCCCGCCTACAACTGCGAGTTTCGGCTGCGCCACCGCCAGGGCCACTGGGTGTGGGTGCTCGACCGAGGCAAAGTCGTCGAGTGGGATGACGCCCGCCGCCCCCTGCGCATGAGCGGCACGTATACCGATATCACCGAGCGGCGGCTGGCCGAGGCTGAGCACCGCCGCGTGGCCGATCAGATGCTGTTCAACAGCCTCCACGATGCCCTCACCCAGCTGCCCAACCGCAACTTTTTGATGCAGCGGCTTGAACTGGCCATTCAGCGCTGCCAGCGCGGTAGCCAGCGCCAGTTTGCGGTCTTGTTTCTCGATTTAGACCACTTCAAAGTGATCAACGACAGCCTCGGCCACTTGACGGGAGATGAGGTGCTAGTGCTGGTGGCCCAGAAGCTGCGATCGCTGATTCGCACCAGTGATCTAGCCGCTCGTCTCGGGGGTGACGAGTTTGTGCTGCTGCTCGAAGACATCGACACCCTGCACGAGCCCGTGCGCATTGCCGAACGGCTGCTGCAAGAGCTGCAAGTGCCCCTAACTGTAGGCGGGCACAACGTCTTTCTCAACGCCAGCATCGGCATTGTGATGGGTGTGGGCGATTACCACAGCCCCTCCGACTCCCTGCGCGACGCCGATATTGCCATGTATCGGGCCAAGGCTCAGGGGCGAGGCCGTTACGTGGTGTTTAACGAGTCAATGCACCTGCAAGCCCTACAGCGGCTTCAGCTCGAGCAGGAGCTGCGCGACGCCATTGATCGCGATCAGCTGGTGCTTTACTACCAACCCATTTTTCAGCTCAAGACCAAGGAGATCTCAGGGTTTGAGGCTCTGGTGCGGTGGCAGCACCCCACCCGCGGCTTCATTTCCCCCGATAGTTTTATCCCCATCGCTGAAGAGACTGGGCTGATTGTCCCCCTCGATCGCTGGGTCTTGACCCAAGCTACCCAGCAGCTAGCAATCTGGCACCAGCGCTACCCCCACCGAGCCGATCTGACGGTGAGCGTCAATTTTTCGGTCAAAGACCTACTGCGCGCCGATCTGCTTAGTGATCTCACCCGCATCTTAGGGCAAACCGGACTTCAAGGCCACCACCTCAACCTCGAAATTACCGAAAGCACCCTGATCGAAGACATACAGGCCATGGTAACGATTTTGCAGCAGCTCAAACACCACGGCTTTACCGTCACCATCGACGACTTTGGCACCGGCTATTCGTCCCTCAGCTACCTGCACCAGCTCCCCGTCGACGCTCTCAAGATCGATCGCTCCTTTGTCATGGCCATGGAGGCCAACCGCCGTAACTCTGACATTGTGGAGACCATTATTACGCTGAGCAATCGCCTGGGAATGGCCGCGATCGCCGAAGGGGTCGAAACCGAGGCCCAGCTTTGCCACCTGCAACACCTGAGCTGCGAGCTAGGCCAGGGTTACTGGTTTGCCAAACCCCTGCCCGCAGAAGAGGCCGAAACCCTGCTGCTGTCAACCCCCGCTAGCACTGCGGCTATACTCTAG
- a CDS encoding chromosome segregation ATPase, translated as MASDQDTSERPIYPGPTHGSSRPVPLPPGLPVREPGSPRYDPLAELRQRTDHSAVAAPAAPVQPRPRRALVQRLAKTWPVWSVGVLVLVSGVGAMSAISLFRIPNLPNCRAIFWPTASATTRLQCAEAYAEQATVEGYLEAIALLESLPSDHPLRGEIDLRIEDWSEKILALAENTFQAGDLAEAIAIAQRIPNHTAAAQLVSQQVSDWNQIWKEAETIYQAAEADLKALAFQDAFAKAIQLLDVDNTHWQTTKYDELTAKITAAREDLNTLGKAKELARQGTLKAMQEALKIAQGIDSKSPVYAEAQTVIRQFGRDLLDMAESALERRDAEAAGQMLEAIPAALNMGAEIADMRTLIDATQLSWQGGISGLEGAIVRLQSIGADRPLYNKAQGLMRRWQEEVEGRSQLEWARQVATPGTIADLQAAIIEAQKVSSANPAWDDAEDQISRWRSQIETSEDRPILSQAQQQAQVGDLAGAIATARQIGSGRALYDEAQGEIGQWRADLQRAEDGPLLGQARQLAAQGRLAEAVAVASRIGSGRALHSDAQANIQTWRGQLQGQQLLQQAYQVAQSGTVGALVDAIRLAQQVPESSSQRTEATQALTRWSWDILRLAETEAMTNPSRAITLAEAVPAQTEAYAQAQLRLREWRAALEPQGGITMP; from the coding sequence ATGGCTTCGGACCAAGACACCTCTGAGCGACCAATTTATCCAGGGCCAACCCATGGGTCTTCTCGACCTGTGCCGCTGCCCCCGGGGCTCCCCGTTCGCGAGCCAGGGTCGCCTCGCTATGATCCCCTGGCCGAACTGCGGCAGCGGACCGATCACAGTGCTGTGGCGGCTCCTGCGGCTCCTGTGCAGCCGCGGCCGCGTCGTGCCTTGGTGCAGCGGCTGGCAAAAACTTGGCCAGTCTGGTCGGTAGGGGTTCTGGTGCTGGTGTCTGGGGTGGGGGCGATGTCGGCCATCAGCCTATTTCGGATTCCTAACTTGCCCAACTGTCGGGCGATTTTTTGGCCGACCGCGTCGGCAACAACCCGATTGCAGTGTGCCGAAGCCTACGCCGAGCAGGCTACGGTAGAGGGCTATTTAGAGGCGATCGCCCTACTGGAATCCCTACCTTCCGATCACCCGCTGCGAGGCGAGATCGACCTGCGCATTGAAGACTGGTCTGAAAAGATTTTGGCGCTGGCCGAGAACACGTTTCAGGCAGGCGATTTGGCTGAGGCGATCGCGATCGCCCAGCGCATTCCCAACCACACCGCTGCCGCCCAGCTCGTCAGCCAGCAGGTCAGCGACTGGAACCAGATCTGGAAAGAGGCTGAAACCATCTACCAGGCTGCCGAGGCTGACCTCAAGGCGTTGGCCTTTCAGGATGCCTTTGCCAAAGCCATTCAGCTACTAGACGTAGACAACACCCACTGGCAAACCACCAAATACGACGAGCTGACCGCTAAAATTACCGCCGCCCGCGAAGACCTCAACACACTGGGCAAGGCCAAAGAGCTAGCCCGTCAGGGCACGCTCAAAGCCATGCAGGAGGCCTTGAAGATCGCCCAGGGCATCGATAGCAAGAGCCCGGTCTACGCTGAAGCGCAGACGGTAATTCGCCAGTTTGGGCGCGACCTGCTGGATATGGCTGAATCTGCCTTAGAGCGGCGCGACGCCGAGGCAGCAGGGCAAATGCTAGAGGCAATTCCAGCGGCGCTGAACATGGGAGCCGAGATTGCTGACATGCGCACTCTGATCGACGCCACCCAGCTGTCGTGGCAGGGCGGCATTAGCGGACTGGAGGGAGCCATTGTGCGGCTCCAAAGTATTGGGGCCGATCGCCCCCTCTACAATAAGGCCCAAGGCCTGATGCGCCGCTGGCAGGAGGAAGTGGAGGGGCGATCGCAGCTAGAGTGGGCCCGACAGGTGGCGACCCCCGGCACCATCGCCGACCTCCAGGCCGCCATCATTGAGGCCCAAAAAGTGTCCAGCGCCAACCCCGCCTGGGATGACGCTGAGGATCAAATTAGCCGCTGGCGGAGTCAGATCGAAACCAGCGAAGATCGGCCTATTCTCAGCCAGGCGCAGCAGCAGGCCCAGGTCGGGGATCTGGCTGGGGCGATCGCCACTGCCCGCCAGATTGGCTCTGGCCGCGCCCTCTACGACGAAGCCCAGGGAGAGATTGGCCAGTGGCGGGCCGACCTCCAGCGGGCCGAAGACGGTCCTCTGCTGGGTCAGGCTCGTCAGCTTGCCGCCCAGGGTCGATTAGCTGAAGCCGTGGCGGTAGCCTCGCGCATTGGCTCAGGCCGCGCTCTGCACAGCGATGCCCAGGCCAACATTCAAACCTGGCGAGGTCAGCTCCAGGGACAACAGCTATTGCAGCAGGCCTACCAGGTGGCTCAGTCGGGTACCGTAGGTGCCCTAGTGGATGCGATACGGCTAGCTCAGCAGGTGCCCGAGAGCAGCTCCCAACGGACCGAGGCCACCCAGGCCCTCACCCGCTGGAGTTGGGACATTTTGCGCCTGGCTGAAACCGAAGCCATGACCAACCCCAGCCGGGCAATTACCTTGGCCGAAGCCGTGCCCGCCCAAACTGAAGCCTATGCCCAAGCCCAGCTGCGCCTGCGCGAGTGGCGCGCCGCCCTAGAGCCCCAAGGCGGCATAACTATGCCTTAG
- the gcvH gene encoding glycine cleavage system protein GcvH: MAFEYPETLKYLDSHEYARADDDEGIVTVGITAFAIDQMGDIVFLELPEIGDSVEKGEKFGTVESVKAVEELKSPVSGEVLERNEALVEAPEQIGDDPYGDGWLVKIRATDLDDLDDALTADEYKDQVGG; encoded by the coding sequence ATGGCATTTGAATATCCCGAAACCCTAAAATATCTCGACAGTCACGAATATGCCCGCGCCGATGATGACGAGGGCATTGTTACCGTGGGAATTACCGCCTTTGCGATCGACCAAATGGGTGACATTGTCTTCTTAGAACTGCCTGAGATCGGTGACAGCGTCGAAAAAGGCGAAAAGTTTGGCACGGTGGAGTCGGTCAAGGCGGTAGAAGAGCTGAAATCGCCGGTTTCTGGCGAGGTGCTAGAGCGCAACGAGGCGCTGGTTGAAGCGCCCGAGCAGATTGGCGATGACCCCTACGGCGACGGCTGGTTGGTTAAAATCAGAGCCACCGACCTCGACGATCTCGATGACGCCCTCACCGCCGACGAGTACAAAGACCAAGTGGGCGGCTAG
- the gcvT gene encoding glycine cleavage system aminomethyltransferase GcvT: MTLLQTPLYSACVAQKARMTEFAGWSMPVQFGGIKQEHQAVRQRAGLFDISHMGKFELRGVGVIAALQTLVPSNLGRLTQGQAQYTVLLNPKGGIVDDLIVYLKSPPASSETSSETVALIVNAATTDKDKAWLLEHLAGTGINLVDESRDRALISIQGPAAAALLQPHTALDLNALGRFAHQDTALLGQPAWVARTGYTGEDGFEIMTDPATALALWQTLIEAGAVPCGLGARDTLRLEAAMALYGQDIDDTTSPLEAGLGWLVHLDEKGDFIGRSVLEQQRAKGVSRRLVGLAMAGRHIARHDYPVIYQGDRIGTVTSGTLAPTLNIPIALAYVAAPLAKVGQALEVEVRGEPQAATVVKRPFYRAK; the protein is encoded by the coding sequence ATGACACTATTGCAAACGCCTCTCTATTCTGCCTGCGTCGCTCAAAAGGCGCGCATGACTGAGTTTGCTGGGTGGTCAATGCCCGTGCAGTTTGGCGGCATCAAGCAAGAGCACCAGGCGGTGCGGCAGCGCGCTGGGCTATTCGACATCTCTCACATGGGCAAGTTTGAGCTACGGGGGGTGGGAGTAATTGCTGCTCTGCAAACCTTAGTGCCCTCCAACTTAGGGCGACTCACCCAGGGCCAGGCGCAGTACACAGTGCTGCTCAACCCCAAGGGCGGCATTGTCGACGATCTGATCGTCTACCTCAAGTCGCCACCCGCTAGCTCAGAAACGAGTTCGGAGACTGTAGCGCTAATTGTCAACGCGGCCACCACCGACAAAGACAAAGCCTGGCTGCTGGAGCATCTGGCTGGTACGGGGATAAATTTGGTGGATGAATCGCGCGATCGCGCCCTAATCTCTATCCAGGGGCCTGCCGCCGCTGCCCTGCTCCAGCCACACACAGCCCTCGACTTGAATGCTCTGGGCCGCTTCGCCCACCAAGACACGGCCCTATTGGGACAGCCAGCCTGGGTTGCCCGCACCGGCTATACCGGTGAAGACGGCTTTGAAATCATGACTGACCCCGCCACGGCCCTGGCCCTATGGCAGACCCTGATCGAGGCCGGTGCTGTCCCCTGCGGCCTCGGGGCGCGCGATACCCTGCGATTGGAGGCCGCCATGGCCCTCTACGGCCAAGACATTGATGACACTACCAGTCCACTGGAGGCGGGCTTAGGTTGGCTGGTGCACCTAGACGAAAAGGGGGATTTTATCGGGCGCTCGGTGCTTGAGCAGCAGCGAGCCAAGGGCGTCAGCCGCCGCCTGGTAGGCTTAGCCATGGCAGGCCGCCACATCGCCCGCCACGATTACCCGGTGATTTACCAGGGCGATCGCATCGGCACCGTCACCAGCGGCACCCTCGCCCCTACGCTAAATATCCCCATTGCCCTAGCCTACGTCGCCGCTCCCCTGGCTAAAGTGGGGCAGGCTCTTGAGGTCGAAGTGCGCGGTGAACCCCAGGCGGCGACGGTGGTGAAGCGGCCTTTTTATCGGGCGAAGTAA
- a CDS encoding GGDEF domain-containing protein yields the protein MIALMPHGSCFLWDLQLTSLHVVSDLAVAIAYFSIPLLLLLNRQHIDTQIRPVLLLFAAFIFSCGIGHCLRVWNIWHTNYWLEGAWTWLTAMVSLYTAWELKGLVPQLLNTHKDLVTIRALVEQDPLTGIANRRGLEAALTALVYQPGAMGHTLMLLDLDGFKDINDTYGHSTGDQLLQAVGQVLSRQIRTTDLAARIGGDEFALLMVGCLPEEALDKAEVIRQEILQITMPQLQPPSRCPLVSVSIGISGFTSDQGVTQSYQLADAALYAAKYNGKNQIKVASPAAV from the coding sequence ATGATTGCTCTTATGCCCCACGGGTCCTGTTTCCTGTGGGATCTTCAGCTGACGTCTCTGCATGTGGTTAGCGATTTAGCAGTAGCAATAGCCTACTTTTCGATTCCGCTGCTGCTGCTGTTGAATCGGCAGCATATCGACACCCAGATTCGGCCGGTGCTGCTGCTCTTTGCGGCCTTTATTTTTAGCTGCGGCATTGGCCACTGCCTACGCGTGTGGAACATCTGGCACACCAACTACTGGCTTGAAGGTGCTTGGACCTGGCTCACCGCCATGGTCAGCCTCTACACCGCTTGGGAACTCAAGGGGTTGGTGCCGCAGCTGCTCAACACCCACAAGGACCTGGTCACCATTCGGGCGCTAGTAGAGCAAGACCCCCTCACTGGTATTGCCAATCGTCGGGGGCTAGAGGCCGCCCTAACGGCTCTGGTCTATCAACCTGGAGCAATGGGGCATACCCTCATGTTGCTCGACCTCGACGGGTTCAAAGACATCAATGACACCTACGGCCACAGCACCGGCGACCAGCTGCTTCAGGCCGTTGGGCAGGTGCTCAGTCGCCAGATTCGCACCACTGACCTGGCCGCCCGCATTGGCGGTGATGAGTTTGCTCTGCTCATGGTGGGCTGCCTGCCCGAAGAAGCCTTGGATAAGGCCGAGGTCATTCGGCAAGAGATTTTGCAAATCACTATGCCCCAGCTCCAGCCTCCCAGCCGTTGCCCACTGGTCTCGGTCAGCATTGGCATCAGTGGCTTTACCTCTGACCAAGGCGTCACCCAAAGCTATCAACTGGCCGACGCGGCCCTCTACGCCGCTAAGTACAACGGCAAAAACCAGATTAAGGTAGCCTCTCCCGCAGCTGTATAG